The Epinephelus fuscoguttatus linkage group LG19, E.fuscoguttatus.final_Chr_v1 genome contains the following window.
TTTCAAGACATGGAGGCGCTTCTGCTTTGTATCTGGACTCTGCTGGTAGATGGACCTTGATGGCAACATGAGGTCAAAGAAACTGTAACCGTTTTGTTCTGCTCACCTGACTTCTGTCAGCATGCCAACATAGCATAGATGATTCAccctttaaagagacacaactGGGAGCTAACAGGGTCTTACGATGTAGCAGCTACAGGTGACTTGCATGTGGCCGATGATTTGAGACAGTCCAACCACAGTCAGTATGGAAGTGCAGACAGCCTCTCTGGTTTGGATATATGTTAACAGTACAGAACAACTGAACACTTCTTATGAGTACAACGCAACAGATTGGATCGAAGACCCAGACAGATACCAGTCTTACATTATCGGTCTCTTCCTGTCCTGCCTGTACACCATCCTCCTCTTTCCTATTGGATTTATTGGGAACATTTTAATCCTGGTGGTGAACCTGAACCACAGAGATAAGATGACCATCCCCGACCTTTACTTTGTTAACCTGGCTGTAGCTGACCTCATCCTGGTGGCGGATTCCCTCATCGAGGTCTTCAACCTGAATGAGAAGTATTACGACTACGCCGTCCTCTGCACCTTCATGTCCCTGTTCCTGCAGGTCAACATGTACAGCAGCATCTTCTTTCTCACATGGATGAGCTTCGACCGATACATCGCCTTGGCTAGCTCCATAAGCAGCAGCCCGCTGAGGACTATGCAGCATGCCAAGCTCAGCTGTAGCCTCATCTGGATGGCCTCCATCCTGGCCACCCTTCTCCCCTTCACCATTGTGCAGACCCAGCACAGGGGTGAGGTGCACTTCTGCTTTGCCAACGTCTTTGAGATTCAGTGGTTGGAAGTCACCATTGGCTTTTTGGTGCCCTTCTCCATCATTGGCCTGTGCTACTCTCTGATTGGGCGGATCCTCATGAGGGCCCAGAAGCACCGTGGATTGTGGCCACGGCGGCAGAAGGCCCTGCGTATGATCGTGGTGGTGGTTCTGGTGTTCTTTATCTGCTGGCTGCCAGAGAACGTCTTCATCAGCATCCAGCTGCTGCAGGGCACAGCTGACCCTTCGCAGAGGACTGCTACCACCCTGTGGCATGACTACCCGCTCACAGGCCACATCGTTAACCTGGCAGCTTTCTCCAACAGCTGCCTCAACCCCATTATCTACAGCTTTCTAGGAGAAACCTTCAGGGACAAGCTGCGTCTCTTCATTAAGCAGAAGGCCAGCTGGTCAGTAGTGAACCGCTTCTGCCACCACGGCCTGGATTTACACCTCCCTGTCAGGAGTGAAGTGTCAGAGGTGTGACTGTAAAGAAGAAAGACAATAGTTATAAAACTGATTCCAACAAAATATGCTATAACATCTTTTACATCAAAGTGATATATCACCCAGTGTGGTACATGACCTCCGCTttcttcatctgttttgtaGCTTTGCCTCATAGTTGTACCCGTGTCTCAGTTAACCTGCTCACTttctgaacaaaaacacaacaccacCAAGAACGTACACTCAAAGAAAGATGAAAATGACTGGATGTGTGTATCCCTTTAAGTAGATAACAATGCAAACACTGTTTTAAAGCTATTTTCATGTTTATCTGCACGTTGGattgttttctttcagtgtaTTTGGTGTGTTATTTCTTCAAAAAGTTAGCTGGATGGCAAGGCAGGCGACAGTTAATCAAAATGTCAGCATCTGCCCTTCAAGTACAGCAAGTGGGCCAAAATTACCAATGGATAGATGAGTGTCACAGGAGAGCAGCATAATGAGTCATTTTACATTGTTGGCATTGTCACCTCAAAGCacgagggttcctggttcgagcTCAAGGTGGGGGGGTTCGAACTctagggtgggggagcccttctgtttagagtttgcatgttctccctgtgtcagcgtgggctttctctgggtactccaacttcctcccacagtccaaagacatgcaggttaattggtgactctaaattgtccgtaggtgtgattgtgcgcatgaatggttgtctgtctctatgtgtcagccctgcgatagtctggtgacctgtccaaggtgtaccctgcctcttgcccaatgtcatctgggataggctccagcgcccccatgacccctaacaggataaacgcttttggaaaatgaatgaaaaaaaaaaaaaaaaaggatccaCAATGCAAATCTTCCAGAACATTTTCTGGGTATGTGGGATGACCTGTAGAGAAAGAAAAGTCTGTGTCACAGTGCTGTAGCCTAGAGCACCTAGACCGAGACaaagtcatgaccaagaccagaccAGTTTGAGTCCCACGCTGCATGACGCACATGCTAAGATCTTGACGACAACACTGTCACAGCTACAGATACGCACACATATCAGTTTCATCTTCAAGAGAGGAGTCATCTCAATTAAAACCAACATGTACTTTCAAAAACATCATCCACATCAACACCATCATGACAGCCCATGACTAAACAACCGCTCTGATCTGTTAAGTCGTAACAACTTAACAAGGATATAAGTTAGGGAACAAAATCTAAGACGCAGCAAGAAGCACTTTTCACTGTCCTAGTCTAAGATATTACTGTACCTCTTGCTTTGTGTATTTCAGCTaagattgtttttcttctgttgaAAGAAATGGCATTATGTATAGCTCATCATTCATTGGACAATGCAAacaaatgtgttatatttttagaaataaagaaGATGTTCCACTTTTCCGGGAACGTGAAGGGGAAGCTGTTGAGAAATGTGTTTCTTAGATTTCAAAAAGaccaaatgacatttttcatagCTAGTTTTGTATATGTCCTCAGGTATTATATAGAACTAATAAGGGGTAACGTAGCTACACCCTTTGTTTCTTACTTATTATACTGGAGGTTCTGATCACAGACATACTATGAGGTGAATTAAGAACATataatatatgtttttgtgAGATTAATCTCCAGAATCTGATGTTTCAGTTGATACTGTGGTTAATGCAGGAGTCAGTGGTTCCTTGTTTCAAAGATGGCTGAGTTATTACCCTGCTTGTCAGCTCCTGTTAGCATGATGCCAAAGCAAAGAGGCAGGTGTTGTTTTGCCAGGAGGGAATGAGACTGGGTAAACACATCATTCAATGTTGACAACGTGAAGCCGCTTAAATCTTTCAATCTCCGTCTTTAACAGATATTAGCTTGATATACAGCAGCGGCCGACCCTAGATGTAAGATGTGAGGGCCTATTACACAGAATTGTCCACGTAAAACACACGTCATCTGCATATTTGTGGCTTGCTTTTCTGCATGTAAACTGATTCCGcttcttttgaatttaattaatGCAAATGCTAAAATGGGACCCATGACATACATATTTTGATCCCGTAGACCGTCACTGCACGTTTGGATTCTCTTACTGACACTTACGGCTTGGTAAAATGCGTCAGACAGAGCAAAGATGCCCATTAACACATGATCACAGGTTAATATAATGGAGACTACCAGGCTACACAGACACAgcttaaacattttaaagtttattcCATTAGAAGCTCAGTAGTGGAGGGTTTAATGAAACCTGCCATAAAATTTTACAGCCCCAACCTGTTTGTTAACCTGTCAGAGCCAACATTATAAATTCTTCTCCTGTATTATTGCACATCTTTCTTAAATTCAGTGATGCTCACAGTTATCTGTATTATATGAACTACAACAGAGAATGTTGccttttatatttacatttttacaaagaGCATGCGCAACAGGTTCTGTACATTAGGAATGCTAAAGAGGTGGATGTATTATGTAGCAATGACACAAAGAGTACAGGACACTCTGCCACGCCTAGGTGGAGGATTGTACATCAGTGCATAAAATCTGTGCATTGCCAGCCTGCGGTGGGCCtgagctgtgtttgtgcatgagGCAGCCGGAGATAATGGCGTGACTGGGAAAAACAGGAGTCCAAACCACAAACTGTTATTCCAGCTGTAACCGTCCCAGCTGCCTGGGAAAGCAGCGCTCAGGATTTGTGTGAGTGATTGTTTATCAGAGGTctgcaaaaatgttgaacttgTTGTGACGCATATGAAAGATTCTTTTTGCATGATGTGTCCATCACATTATTCTATGTCCCATATCTTTATGGTACAGGAAAGCATTCAGCATGTTCTGCTTTTCAAATTATATCTTATAAACCTTGACAAAGGCAGGTTTAAGCAAAACTTACATAAATACATATGGCAGCACATGGCTGGATCAGAACAACAGTGGGCACAAAGACAGGGAGACAGGGAAATAATAATCCAATGAGAGCTGTCAAGCTCACTGAGATAAACAAGCAACACCTAGACACCAGGACCGAGACCCTCagggaggcaaaaaaaaaattatctttacatcacacacacacacacacacacacacactgaagatgCTGTGAGAAGAGGTTAACAGTGGACTGTGTGTACAGCTGAGACTACTGAGGAAGGTTAAAGGTTTGTGGTGACTGACGTCACAGCAAGGAAAAAGGGTGTGACTTTTCCCCCTGCTTACATTCAGTACTTCCTCTCGGTGATGCTGGATTAAACAATGAGTTTGTGAGCAACAAAGCCATCCGTTCAGGAAACAATACTTTCGCCTGTTCGTGTATAATACTGGACGAATGTTCACGCAGCcaaatgatgatgaaaatgtaatttaggatcaaaaaattaataatttttcaGGCATAAAAGCATATTTTATTCACTGTACCTCTGCTTCTGTTGCTCAAAGACACcaaaatgcaaatacacacagagtGACCACTTCATTAGGTGCAAAACAATGTGATACTGcacaaaagtaaaagaaaataaatggcTCAGTGTTCCATTTTGATCAGAGAGGTGCTGATTCAACTCTTTGGAGTTTTGCATGATATTGAAAAATGTTTCTAATGTTTTGTCCCTCTCATGCGTCTTAATGAGGATGGAAAAACATTGGAAATGTCTTTTAATACTGCATAAACAAGTCTAAATTAAATCAACACCTTTCTGGCACCTCAAAAGCTACTATTGTATTGGGTTATATTATCTTTAATGGATTTATCTATTGAACTGGTACCTAAATTTAAATTCAGCTCCCAATTCTTTATCTACTGAACATGTCCAGGTTTGAACTTTTCATGACGTCACATCACAGGCTGTGCGAGAAACCAAAGAAAGCAAAATAAAGTTCTACGTAAAGGTGAACACCTTTAAAATGTTCCTTGCATAAGAAAGGTGCTGGCCACTATTCAAGTGTAAGATGAGTGGGGGTGGGGCATGTCAAAGTAATTACAACAGGATAGTCCAGGGTTTATGCATAATTACAAGGCAGTGCACTCGGTGGACCTCAGCAGCTGAATAATGGATTAGACGTATAATTGCATTTGTAAATTAAAATCCCttacaggaaaaaaagaggtGAATAGAACAGATTAGCTTCCTAGAtacagaaaggaagaaaaaaagaattggGGATTGACATGAAGACTCCATCAAAGTGCTTATTGCCAATATATTGTATT
Protein-coding sequences here:
- the gper1 gene encoding G-protein coupled estrogen receptor 1: MEVQTASLVWIYVNSTEQLNTSYEYNATDWIEDPDRYQSYIIGLFLSCLYTILLFPIGFIGNILILVVNLNHRDKMTIPDLYFVNLAVADLILVADSLIEVFNLNEKYYDYAVLCTFMSLFLQVNMYSSIFFLTWMSFDRYIALASSISSSPLRTMQHAKLSCSLIWMASILATLLPFTIVQTQHRGEVHFCFANVFEIQWLEVTIGFLVPFSIIGLCYSLIGRILMRAQKHRGLWPRRQKALRMIVVVVLVFFICWLPENVFISIQLLQGTADPSQRTATTLWHDYPLTGHIVNLAAFSNSCLNPIIYSFLGETFRDKLRLFIKQKASWSVVNRFCHHGLDLHLPVRSEVSEV